One genomic window of Synergistaceae bacterium DZ-S4 includes the following:
- a CDS encoding ankyrin repeat domain-containing protein: protein MTSKICSKCGASIPANAKFCLSCGTKLEDVCTSCGAKLFEGANFCGMCGHRLHDREEPAAVPVVSVSSVSEVSCHDPDEDDDTGSSSAGYGWKEIIEDCDNFDFKYGQEYWEKIFTNSNGDLNAADENGYSLIHAAARIGDADMIKTLIEAGVDVDLVSEDRGFTPLIYAAEEGRPDAIEALIEAGADVNKPDKFGNTAVSTAALNGENEAIEVLSKAGADVNCPKGRYSPLMRAIDNERTYSLIALINAGVDPSPVGGWSYLLEFAKECDDPDEDLIALIESKIAES, encoded by the coding sequence ATGACGTCGAAAATATGCTCTAAGTGCGGTGCGTCAATACCGGCAAATGCCAAGTTCTGCCTATCCTGCGGGACGAAGTTGGAAGATGTTTGTACCAGCTGCGGAGCAAAACTTTTTGAAGGTGCTAATTTCTGCGGAATGTGCGGCCATCGGCTGCATGACAGAGAGGAGCCTGCCGCCGTGCCGGTCGTTTCTGTTAGTTCTGTATCAGAGGTCAGTTGCCATGATCCAGACGAAGATGATGATACGGGGTCTTCTTCGGCAGGCTATGGTTGGAAAGAGATAATAGAAGATTGCGACAACTTCGACTTTAAATATGGACAGGAATACTGGGAGAAGATATTTACCAATTCAAACGGTGACTTAAACGCAGCCGACGAAAACGGCTATTCATTGATACACGCAGCAGCACGGATCGGAGATGCAGATATGATAAAAACCCTGATCGAAGCCGGAGTAGATGTTGACCTGGTCAGCGAAGATCGCGGCTTCACACCTTTGATATATGCTGCGGAAGAGGGAAGGCCCGATGCAATAGAAGCACTGATAGAGGCAGGGGCCGATGTGAATAAACCTGACAAGTTTGGGAACACTGCCGTTTCGACAGCTGCCTTGAATGGAGAAAATGAAGCAATAGAAGTATTAAGCAAGGCAGGAGCCGATGTCAATTGCCCTAAAGGCAGGTATTCGCCACTTATGCGGGCAATTGACAACGAAAGGACATATTCTCTGATTGCATTGATCAATGCCGGCGTCGACCCTTCCCCTGTAGGAGGCTGGAGCTATCTGCTCGAGTTTGCGAAGGAATGCGATGATCCCGATGAAGATTTGATCGCGCTGATAGAATCAAAAATCGCAGAAAGCTGA
- a CDS encoding zinc-ribbon domain-containing protein has translation MAKKCSGCGADLPENVKFCIKCGLNLQGVTSQNLRPAPKTATSGSTGENKVNDQCPVCHKEVSNNAPYCIYCGSKLGDPIRTNIAGPAGISKDSEKDRVNIADIIRKPSASLVQQSGNNDLLSKINASKKEIAEAKKLLTTPTNPKVMTVQKEQQVQSNEKKKKSGPSLCVIMAAGLLIIIALVVWASVGHDNKKAASEKPSPQVSQQEFVYDEEAEEIPDKTKDNGTQNLAVQKSSEQGQIKGTNVNMREYPSLTSKVIFRFPGWEYVTIYEATKPEQGKYSWFKVSYKNRTGWVYGEFVKR, from the coding sequence GTGGCAAAAAAATGTAGCGGCTGCGGAGCGGATCTTCCAGAAAATGTTAAATTTTGCATTAAATGCGGCCTTAATTTGCAGGGGGTAACAAGTCAGAATCTTCGGCCGGCTCCCAAAACAGCAACATCCGGATCGACCGGCGAAAATAAAGTGAACGATCAATGCCCGGTTTGTCATAAAGAAGTTTCCAACAATGCGCCCTACTGCATTTATTGCGGATCTAAATTGGGTGATCCGATCCGGACGAATATTGCAGGACCGGCAGGAATTTCAAAAGACTCAGAAAAGGACCGGGTCAACATAGCCGATATAATTAGAAAACCTTCTGCAAGCCTCGTACAGCAGTCCGGCAATAATGATCTGTTGAGTAAGATCAATGCTTCAAAAAAAGAGATCGCCGAGGCCAAAAAACTCTTGACGACTCCAACCAATCCAAAAGTTATGACAGTTCAAAAAGAGCAACAAGTGCAAAGTAATGAAAAGAAAAAAAAGAGCGGACCTTCATTGTGTGTGATTATGGCAGCAGGATTGCTCATAATAATAGCCTTGGTAGTTTGGGCATCAGTAGGTCATGACAACAAAAAAGCTGCTTCCGAAAAGCCTTCTCCTCAAGTCAGCCAGCAGGAGTTTGTCTATGATGAAGAAGCAGAAGAGATACCGGACAAAACAAAGGACAATGGAACCCAGAACTTGGCGGTGCAGAAAAGCTCTGAGCAAGGCCAGATCAAAGGGACCAACGTTAACATGAGAGAATATCCCAGTTTAACATCGAAAGTTATTTTTAGATTTCCGGGATGGGAATATGTGACCATATATGAGGCCACAAAACCTGAACAGGGGAAATACTCATGGTTCAAGGTCAGTTACAAGAATAGGACAGGCTGGGTCTATGGCGAATTTGTAAAGAGGTAA
- a CDS encoding L,D-transpeptidase, with the protein MRLEKRKKSIWVRSKALIRIVFYLLMIAVPIYAGFSAYKFIARPDDIVKEETQPSRGSTDSAMSVVSSEVSQKTKPLSPDVSKIKDDVQQKGTWIKIRKHEHKLYVMKDSKVIKAYGIAVGKNLGQKERAGDCRTPEGSFTVQQIQNAGSWTHDFKDGKGVIKGAYGPWFIRLKTGWNGIGIHGTHDPGSIGTDITEGCIRLQNKDVEELKKQFIKVGLPVVIEE; encoded by the coding sequence ATGCGGCTGGAAAAAAGGAAGAAAAGCATCTGGGTGAGATCAAAGGCTCTGATAAGAATAGTCTTTTACCTGCTTATGATCGCTGTACCAATATATGCCGGTTTTTCAGCGTATAAATTTATAGCCCGTCCGGACGATATTGTGAAGGAAGAAACGCAGCCATCCCGGGGATCGACGGACTCGGCAATGTCAGTTGTGTCATCAGAAGTCTCTCAAAAAACAAAGCCTCTTTCTCCGGATGTCAGTAAAATAAAAGATGACGTTCAGCAAAAGGGGACCTGGATCAAGATCCGGAAACATGAACACAAACTTTATGTTATGAAGGACAGCAAAGTGATAAAAGCTTACGGAATAGCGGTCGGAAAAAATCTGGGACAAAAAGAACGTGCCGGAGACTGCAGGACCCCGGAGGGCAGCTTTACTGTGCAGCAGATACAGAATGCCGGCAGCTGGACTCATGATTTCAAAGACGGAAAAGGTGTAATAAAGGGAGCTTACGGTCCCTGGTTTATTCGCCTAAAAACCGGGTGGAACGGTATCGGGATCCACGGCACGCATGACCCAGGATCCATAGGCACGGATATCACAGAGGGATGCATAAGACTACAGAATAAAGATGTTGAGGAATTGAAGAAACAATTTATAAAAGTCGGTTTGCCAGTAGTAATAGAAGAATAA
- a CDS encoding zinc ribbon domain-containing protein yields the protein MAKKCSGCGADLPENVKFCIKCGLNLQQSVERESTQHPSPDNTLDKVKSVNTCPSCKKEIPGGTAFCIYCGSKLDAPQKCPGCGADLPENVKFCIKCGLNLQGVTSQNLPPAPKTATSGSTGDNKVNDQCPVCHKEVSNNAPYCIHCGSKLGDPIRTNIAGPAGISKDSEKDRVNIADIIGKPSVSPVQQSGNNDLLSKINASKKEIAEAKKLLTAPTNPKVMTVQKEQQVQSNEKKKNSGPSLGCFMGIGLLVIIVLVVWASVGHDNKKAASDKPSPQVSQQEFVYDEEAIENFMQEYFLEWVSAVNNGKFEIVSKYLEEGTPIYNEQKQLVSKLFKNNVKEELIFFDVSSEEHKNSNEVVVTTYQKHMISYPSTKKSDKIIDTFFEYRIPMKNPTRIASVSAVEAPFKLTGAKKIVTDDCVFMIMVIDDYNKYTSTRDVTRGEIVAMTDRTGSGENVMVKHPKYGFGWIEQKYLSKIEKSVSPATKTQTAQSQNAASASGSVTQQEQKTISSVPSVSAPKKAENKIQLTGEKIMFPYMHLSRECLIVSFYDNSDRPKDKRYGNKAVIYPGEYVYMTNVESKDKYGYPLYLVKHEILGFVFIDSNPKKWEYSHHEQYKVMFDHPDVEVFQEKKWLESDLRCGRCVLTNDGRKQPIGRNTYIAAGDYVLLTNKKGIVWHDRLGFVDIGQ from the coding sequence GTGGCAAAAAAATGTAGCGGCTGCGGAGCGGATCTTCCAGAAAATGTTAAATTTTGTATTAAATGCGGCCTTAATTTGCAGCAAAGCGTAGAGAGGGAGTCTACTCAACATCCAAGTCCAGATAATACATTGGACAAAGTCAAGTCAGTGAATACGTGTCCTTCCTGCAAAAAAGAAATTCCCGGCGGTACCGCGTTCTGTATTTATTGCGGTTCCAAATTGGATGCTCCGCAAAAATGTCCCGGCTGCGGAGCGGATCTTCCAGAAAATGTTAAATTTTGCATTAAATGCGGCCTTAATTTGCAGGGGGTAACAAGTCAGAATCTTCCGCCGGCTCCCAAAACAGCAACATCCGGATCGACCGGCGACAATAAAGTGAACGATCAATGCCCGGTTTGTCATAAAGAAGTTTCCAACAATGCGCCGTACTGCATTCATTGCGGATCTAAATTGGGTGATCCGATCCGGACGAATATTGCAGGACCGGCAGGAATTTCAAAAGACTCAGAAAAGGACCGGGTCAACATAGCCGATATAATTGGAAAACCTTCTGTAAGCCCCGTACAGCAGTCCGGCAATAATGATCTGTTGAGTAAGATCAATGCTTCAAAAAAAGAGATCGCCGAGGCCAAAAAACTCTTGACGGCTCCAACCAATCCAAAAGTTATGACAGTTCAAAAAGAGCAACAAGTGCAAAGTAATGAAAAGAAAAAAAATAGCGGACCTTCATTGGGGTGCTTCATGGGCATAGGATTGCTCGTAATAATAGTCTTGGTCGTTTGGGCATCAGTAGGTCATGACAACAAAAAAGCTGCATCCGATAAGCCTTCTCCTCAAGTCAGCCAGCAGGAGTTTGTATATGATGAAGAAGCTATAGAAAACTTTATGCAAGAATATTTTCTGGAATGGGTATCAGCAGTCAATAACGGCAAATTTGAAATTGTCAGCAAATATCTGGAAGAAGGTACTCCTATATATAACGAGCAGAAGCAGCTTGTGTCAAAGCTTTTTAAGAATAACGTCAAAGAGGAACTGATTTTTTTTGATGTATCGTCTGAAGAGCATAAGAACAGCAATGAAGTGGTCGTAACGACATATCAGAAGCACATGATCTCATATCCCTCAACAAAAAAAAGTGATAAGATCATTGACACTTTTTTTGAATATAGGATACCAATGAAAAACCCAACACGAATTGCTTCCGTTTCGGCCGTTGAAGCGCCTTTTAAGTTGACCGGAGCAAAGAAAATTGTGACCGATGACTGCGTGTTCATGATAATGGTAATTGATGATTATAACAAATACACAAGCACACGAGACGTTACAAGGGGAGAAATAGTAGCAATGACAGACCGGACAGGTTCCGGAGAAAATGTCATGGTCAAACATCCCAAATATGGGTTTGGATGGATAGAACAGAAGTACCTGTCAAAGATTGAAAAAAGCGTAAGTCCGGCAACAAAGACCCAAACCGCTCAATCACAAAATGCGGCAAGTGCTTCGGGCTCCGTGACTCAACAAGAGCAGAAAACAATTTCTTCCGTACCATCAGTGAGCGCTCCTAAGAAGGCAGAAAACAAGATTCAGCTTACAGGGGAAAAAATAATGTTCCCCTATATGCACTTGTCCAGGGAATGTCTTATAGTGTCTTTTTATGATAATAGTGATAGACCCAAAGATAAAAGATATGGCAATAAAGCTGTTATATATCCCGGAGAATATGTGTATATGACAAATGTTGAGTCCAAAGATAAATATGGTTATCCACTTTACCTAGTCAAGCATGAAATACTAGGTTTTGTATTTATAGACTCAAACCCTAAGAAGTGGGAATATAGTCACCATGAGCAGTATAAAGTTATGTTTGATCATCCTGATGTTGAAGTATTTCAAGAAAAAAAATGGCTTGAAAGCGATTTAAGATGCGGTCGATGTGTTTTGACTAATGACGGAAGAAAACAACCTATTGGCCGGAATACCTATATCGCAGCCGGGGATTATGTATTACTTACGAACAAAAAGGGCATAGTTTGGCACGACAGACTTGGCTTTGTTGATATCGGACAGTAA
- a CDS encoding IS256 family transposase yields the protein MARRNRDPEREAKREKMSSLLQELKVSSMEDIHDLFKEMIGTFLENGLEGELDEELGYSKYDYKNKTTDNSRNGTSPKKVRSSYGEIDLNVPRDRKGEFEPELVKKQQTSISGDIEEKILSMYAKGMTTSDIEAHIRDIYGLSVSDSTISRITDKILPLVKEWQSRPLESVYAVVFMDAIHFHVRSEGQIIKKAVYIAIGINMEGTREVLGMWIGENESAKFWLSVLNGLKNRGLEDILIACVDGLSGFPGAIEAAYPKTEIQQCIIHQIRNSTKYVSYKDIKVLMSDLKEVYAAVDEQTALDSLERFADKWDGKYPKISKSWQEHWANLSTYFKYPLEVRTLIYTTNTIEGFNRQLRKVTKSKTVFPTDDSLLKMLYLAMMDITKKWTGRRKDWGTIHSQLEVFFEGRI from the coding sequence ATGGCAAGAAGAAATCGAGATCCGGAACGGGAAGCAAAGCGGGAAAAGATGAGCAGCCTTCTCCAGGAGCTGAAAGTGAGCTCTATGGAGGATATCCATGACCTGTTCAAGGAAATGATAGGTACCTTCCTTGAGAATGGTCTTGAAGGTGAACTTGACGAAGAACTTGGTTACAGCAAATACGATTACAAAAACAAGACTACAGACAACAGCCGTAACGGAACAAGCCCCAAGAAAGTACGATCAAGCTACGGAGAGATAGACTTAAACGTTCCCCGTGACCGCAAAGGAGAATTTGAACCTGAACTTGTAAAGAAACAGCAGACAAGCATATCAGGAGACATAGAAGAAAAGATCCTCTCCATGTACGCCAAGGGAATGACCACCTCTGACATTGAAGCCCATATCCGTGACATATACGGCCTCTCTGTCTCAGACAGCACCATAAGCAGGATAACGGACAAGATACTGCCGTTAGTGAAAGAATGGCAGAGCAGGCCTCTTGAGAGCGTCTATGCGGTAGTCTTCATGGATGCCATCCACTTCCATGTCCGCAGCGAAGGCCAGATCATAAAGAAAGCAGTATACATAGCAATAGGGATAAACATGGAAGGAACCAGAGAAGTGCTTGGCATGTGGATCGGAGAAAACGAGAGCGCCAAATTCTGGCTTTCTGTATTGAACGGGCTGAAAAACAGAGGACTGGAAGACATCCTTATAGCCTGTGTGGACGGTCTCAGCGGATTCCCTGGGGCAATAGAGGCGGCATACCCAAAGACAGAGATCCAGCAGTGCATAATCCACCAGATACGCAATTCGACGAAGTATGTCTCTTATAAGGACATAAAGGTCCTTATGTCGGATCTAAAAGAGGTATACGCAGCAGTAGATGAGCAGACGGCTTTGGACAGCCTTGAAAGATTTGCGGACAAATGGGACGGGAAATATCCCAAAATATCCAAGTCATGGCAAGAACACTGGGCTAACCTGAGTACCTATTTCAAGTATCCCCTTGAGGTAAGGACCCTCATCTACACGACCAATACCATTGAAGGATTCAACCGTCAGCTTAGAAAAGTTACTAAATCCAAGACTGTATTTCCTACAGACGACAGCCTTCTAAAGATGCTCTATCTGGCAATGATGGACATAACCAAGAAATGGACCGGGCGCCGTAAGGACTGGGGTACTATCCATTCCCAGCTGGAGGTATTTTTCGAAGGCAGGATCTGA
- a CDS encoding hemerythrin domain-containing protein, whose protein sequence is MKATEALKHEHEAVKLMMRIMEAISARIRSGIKVQRQDLDNMTDFLRVFVDQCHHAKEEDILFPVLEDAGIPKTSGPIGVMLAEHELGREYTRNISRNLINFEAADNSRAIELAKNMKAYIELLDEHILKENDVLFQMADKVLTEEVQEKLYDRFEELEEEVIGLGKHEELHKMLEKMSAVYLT, encoded by the coding sequence ATGAAAGCTACTGAGGCACTGAAACATGAACATGAGGCAGTGAAGCTCATGATGCGAATTATGGAAGCCATCTCTGCCAGAATAAGGTCAGGCATAAAAGTCCAGCGTCAAGATCTGGACAATATGACAGATTTCCTTAGGGTCTTCGTTGATCAATGTCATCACGCCAAAGAAGAAGATATACTCTTCCCGGTACTTGAAGATGCCGGGATACCCAAAACCAGTGGTCCTATAGGAGTTATGCTTGCCGAACACGAACTTGGAAGGGAATACACGCGTAACATAAGCCGAAACCTTATTAACTTTGAGGCTGCAGATAACTCCAGGGCTATCGAGCTCGCAAAAAACATGAAGGCCTACATTGAGCTACTGGATGAACACATCCTCAAAGAGAATGATGTTCTCTTCCAAATGGCAGACAAGGTACTTACTGAAGAAGTTCAGGAGAAACTTTATGATCGTTTTGAGGAGCTTGAAGAAGAAGTGATAGGGCTTGGAAAACACGAAGAACTGCACAAAATGCTCGAAAAAATGAGCGCTGTTTATCTGACCTAA
- a CDS encoding malonate transporter subunit MadL, translating to MVIYGVLLLSLCYFAGLFVGEVMGRLVGLDANVGGVGFAMLFLLLLCSYSETVKIALKNGRFCSGLTFWQNMYIPVVVAMSASQDVVKAVKSGWLAILCGITLTILSLCLIPLVSRISSSKGRSEEGYRE from the coding sequence TTGGTCATTTACGGTGTCCTTCTTCTTTCCTTGTGCTACTTTGCCGGCCTCTTTGTCGGAGAGGTCATGGGAAGGCTTGTCGGTCTGGATGCCAACGTAGGCGGAGTGGGCTTTGCTATGCTCTTCCTGCTCCTTCTGTGCAGCTATTCGGAGACTGTCAAGATTGCGCTGAAGAACGGGCGTTTTTGCTCCGGGCTCACTTTCTGGCAGAACATGTATATACCGGTGGTCGTAGCCATGTCGGCTTCACAGGATGTTGTGAAGGCTGTTAAAAGCGGATGGCTCGCGATCCTCTGCGGGATCACACTGACGATCCTGAGCCTTTGTCTCATACCTTTGGTCAGCAGGATATCTTCATCGAAGGGGAGATCGGAGGAAGGGTACCGGGAATGA
- the madM gene encoding malonate transporter subunit MadM, giving the protein MSHTFGQQDIFIEGEIGGRVPGMMVFVGAAENILVKNPLVTAFAVVGTVTFVSYALSKYLTKGKLNGSSIAILFGLLMAYVGGRVTGGSKGISDIPVFAGIGLLGGSMMRDFTIVATAFGADFNELKRLGLAGLVSLILGVLFSFTIGAVFAWFGGYTSAEDITTIGAGAVTFVVGPITGATLGADSSVIALSIGIGVVKSIAVMVITPLVSKIIRIDKPREAIIFGGLLGTTSGTSAAMAAIDPALVPYAAMTATFYTGLGCLVCPSVLYFAVAAIV; this is encoded by the coding sequence TTGTCTCATACCTTTGGTCAGCAGGATATCTTCATCGAAGGGGAGATCGGAGGAAGGGTACCGGGAATGATGGTCTTTGTCGGGGCAGCGGAAAATATCCTTGTAAAGAACCCGCTCGTTACGGCCTTTGCCGTTGTGGGGACAGTCACCTTTGTTTCATATGCCCTTTCAAAATATTTAACAAAGGGAAAACTCAACGGATCTTCGATAGCCATCCTGTTCGGCCTTCTGATGGCATATGTAGGTGGCCGTGTGACCGGCGGCAGCAAGGGCATCTCTGATATCCCGGTTTTTGCCGGGATAGGTCTGCTCGGGGGTTCGATGATGAGGGATTTTACGATAGTTGCCACAGCTTTCGGCGCTGATTTCAATGAACTAAAAAGATTAGGCCTTGCAGGCCTTGTTTCGCTTATTCTCGGAGTTCTGTTTTCTTTTACAATCGGAGCGGTCTTCGCATGGTTCGGTGGTTATACCTCAGCGGAAGATATCACAACGATCGGAGCCGGGGCAGTGACCTTCGTCGTCGGACCGATAACGGGAGCGACGCTCGGTGCCGATTCTTCCGTGATAGCTCTTTCCATCGGGATCGGCGTGGTCAAGTCAATAGCGGTCATGGTGATAACGCCGCTTGTTTCCAAGATAATAAGGATAGATAAGCCGAGAGAGGCAATAATTTTCGGCGGACTGCTCGGTACTACCAGCGGCACATCAGCAGCGATGGCTGCGATAGACCCTGCACTTGTACCTTATGCGGCTATGACAGCCACTTTTTATACCGGACTTGGCTGCCTGGTCTGCCCCTCTGTGCTATATTTTGCTGTAGCAGCCATCGTGTAA